One region of Primulina tabacum isolate GXHZ01 chromosome 17, ASM2559414v2, whole genome shotgun sequence genomic DNA includes:
- the LOC142531246 gene encoding uncharacterized protein At5g65660-like has product MESSYHVAALDSHDTASSRPTIGFPLGMALLLLVIFSLSGVFSCCYHWDKIRRSLTTRAGDLEANGDLISHSNSKPKDPNMVPQVILMPGDNVPKFVAMPCPRDPPRRGEIIVEVQKPPLQQPKPSRIAVPLI; this is encoded by the exons ATGGAGAGTTCATATCATGTTGCTGCTTTGGATTCTCACGATACGGCTTCGTCTCGACCCACAATCGGGTTTCCGCTCGGTATGGCCTTACTATTGTTGGTCATATTCAGCCTCAGTGGTGTATTCTCGTGCTGCTACCATTGGGACAAGATCCGACGTTCTCTCACGACTCGCGCCGGCGATTTGGAGGCTAATGGCGATCTAATTAGCCACTCCAACTCCAAGCCCAAAGACCCCAACATG GTCCCACAAGTAATACTAATGCCAGGTGATAATGTTCCCAAATTCGTTGCGATGCCATGTCCACGCGACCCTCCGAGACGGGGAGAAATCATTGTTGAGGTGCAAAAGCCGCCGCTGCAGCAGCCTAAGCCTTCGAGAATTGCCGTGCCTTTGATTTAG